A genomic segment from Deinococcus humi encodes:
- a CDS encoding 2-isopropylmalate synthase has translation MSQPQNNQPQSTDRIRIFDTTLRDGEQSPGVALNHAQKLEIAHQLARLGVDVIEAGFPIASPGDLEGVSRIAREVRGPIIAGLARAGRADIEAAARAVEAAEKPRIHTFIATSPIHMAKKLNLEPDAVVERAVQAVTLARSFVDDVEFSAEDATRSDWTFLSRIFKAAVEAGATTVNVPDTVGYTTPDEMRELFAYLKAALPAHVILSSHCHDDLGMAVANSIAAVEGGARQIECTINGIGERAGNASLEEIVMAFHTRADHYGYRTGIQTRELYRSSRLISRLSGMPVQPNKAIVGDNAFAHESGIHQDGVLKARETYEIMNAELVGREAAVLVMGKHSGRAAFRKALTDLGYADMPDDKVQHLFGRFKDLADRKGQIFSDDLRALVDSRSDVPQTFSLEGFQITSGMNMTPVAFVRLQTPDGPVDATAHGDGPVEAAFQAINKITGLSPTLESYRIQAVTQGGDALGEVSVSARHGETLLHGLGVATDVVEASARAWIRVQNMIVAGLGAERRQGEFAPGRI, from the coding sequence ATGTCCCAGCCGCAGAACAATCAGCCACAAAGCACAGACCGCATCCGCATCTTCGACACTACCCTGCGCGACGGCGAGCAGTCCCCCGGCGTGGCCCTGAACCACGCTCAGAAGCTGGAGATCGCTCACCAGCTGGCGCGGCTGGGCGTGGATGTGATCGAGGCAGGCTTTCCCATCGCTAGCCCCGGCGATCTGGAAGGCGTGTCACGGATCGCCCGTGAGGTGCGTGGACCGATCATCGCAGGGCTGGCGCGGGCCGGGCGGGCAGATATCGAGGCGGCGGCGCGGGCCGTGGAAGCCGCCGAGAAGCCCCGCATCCACACCTTTATCGCCACCAGCCCCATTCACATGGCGAAGAAGCTGAACCTAGAACCGGACGCTGTGGTGGAACGCGCCGTGCAGGCCGTGACGCTGGCCCGTTCCTTCGTGGACGATGTGGAATTCAGCGCCGAAGACGCCACCCGCAGCGACTGGACCTTCCTGAGCCGGATTTTTAAGGCGGCAGTGGAAGCGGGAGCCACCACCGTCAATGTGCCCGACACCGTGGGCTACACCACCCCCGACGAGATGCGGGAGCTGTTCGCGTACCTGAAGGCCGCATTGCCCGCCCACGTCATCCTGAGCAGCCACTGTCACGACGATCTGGGCATGGCCGTGGCGAACTCGATTGCCGCAGTCGAGGGCGGCGCGCGCCAGATCGAATGCACCATCAACGGCATCGGCGAGCGGGCCGGAAACGCCAGTCTGGAAGAGATCGTGATGGCCTTTCATACCCGTGCCGATCACTACGGGTACCGAACTGGCATCCAGACCCGCGAGCTGTACCGCTCCTCCAGACTGATCAGCCGCCTGAGCGGCATGCCGGTGCAGCCCAACAAAGCCATTGTTGGCGACAACGCTTTTGCGCATGAATCGGGCATCCATCAGGACGGCGTCTTGAAGGCCCGCGAGACCTATGAGATCATGAACGCCGAGCTGGTGGGGCGCGAGGCCGCCGTGCTGGTCATGGGCAAGCACTCGGGCCGGGCCGCCTTTCGCAAGGCGCTGACCGATCTGGGGTACGCCGACATGCCCGACGACAAGGTGCAGCATCTGTTTGGCCGTTTCAAGGACCTGGCGGACCGCAAGGGCCAGATCTTCTCCGATGATCTGCGCGCGCTGGTGGACTCCCGCAGCGACGTGCCGCAGACCTTCAGCCTGGAAGGTTTTCAGATCACCAGCGGCATGAACATGACTCCGGTGGCCTTTGTGCGTCTGCAAACCCCCGACGGCCCGGTGGACGCTACGGCCCACGGCGACGGGCCGGTGGAGGCCGCCTTCCAGGCCATCAACAAGATTACCGGGCTCTCGCCCACGCTGGAAAGCTACCGCATCCAGGCCGTCACCCAGGGCGGTGACGCGCTGGGCGAGGTCAGTGTCAGCGCCCGCCACGGCGAAACGCTGCTGCACGGCCTGGGCGTCGCCACCGACGTGGTGGAGGCCAGCGCCCGCGCCTGGATTCGCGTCCAGAACATGATTGTGGCGGGCTTAGGCGCCGAGCGGCGTCAGGGCGAGTTTGCACCAGGGCGGATTTAA
- the galE gene encoding UDP-glucose 4-epimerase GalE — MKLLVVGGAGYIGSHTVRQLRAAGHSVVVLDNLSSGHAEALPGDVELVRADLLDLPSVRAALEDHQPDAIIHFAAMIEVGESMRAPARYYRNNVVGSLNLLQAIVETRKVPLVFSSTAAVYGTTDAVPIPENAAMQPESVYGETKLMTERMIHAFHTAHGLPYVVLRYFNVCGAAPGGDIGEAHRSQSHLIELACMTALGQREKMLIFGEDYDTPDGTCIRDYVHVQDLADAHVLAVESLHAGKTEAATYNVGLGHGFSVKQVLDAVDAVVGTPLEREIAPRRAGDPPRLVADATKIVQELGFTPQFTDLQEIVQTAWNWHREHPHGFEK, encoded by the coding sequence ATGAAACTTCTGGTGGTCGGCGGCGCGGGCTACATCGGCTCACACACAGTCCGGCAGTTGCGGGCAGCGGGACACAGCGTGGTGGTGCTGGACAACCTCTCCAGCGGGCACGCCGAGGCGTTGCCGGGAGACGTGGAGCTGGTCAGGGCGGACCTGCTGGACCTTCCCAGCGTCAGGGCTGCGCTGGAAGACCATCAGCCCGACGCCATCATCCACTTCGCCGCGATGATCGAGGTGGGCGAGAGCATGCGCGCTCCGGCCCGCTACTACCGCAACAATGTGGTGGGCAGCCTGAACCTGTTGCAGGCCATCGTGGAGACCCGCAAGGTGCCGCTGGTGTTTTCCAGCACTGCCGCCGTCTACGGCACCACCGACGCCGTGCCCATTCCCGAGAACGCCGCCATGCAACCTGAGAGCGTATACGGCGAGACCAAGTTGATGACCGAGCGCATGATTCACGCCTTTCACACTGCGCACGGCCTGCCCTACGTGGTGTTGCGGTACTTCAACGTGTGCGGCGCGGCCCCTGGCGGGGACATTGGCGAGGCTCACCGCAGCCAGAGCCACCTGATCGAACTCGCGTGCATGACCGCTCTGGGCCAGCGCGAGAAGATGCTGATTTTCGGCGAGGATTACGACACACCGGACGGCACCTGCATCCGTGATTACGTGCATGTGCAGGACCTGGCCGACGCGCACGTGCTGGCCGTGGAGTCGCTGCATGCCGGGAAGACCGAGGCCGCCACATACAATGTCGGCCTGGGCCACGGCTTCAGCGTCAAGCAGGTCTTGGACGCAGTCGACGCCGTGGTGGGCACACCGCTGGAGCGCGAGATCGCCCCCCGCCGCGCAGGCGATCCACCCCGGCTGGTGGCCGACGCCACGAAAATTGTGCAGGAGCTGGGCTTCACGCCGCAGTTCACCGACTTGCAGGAGATCGTGCAGACCGCCTGGAACTGGCACAGGGAGCACCCACACGGCTTCGAGAAGTAG
- a CDS encoding uracil-DNA glycosylase yields MLLGKSRLEADAARLAALQALERRSMGCIACRLRPGCTGVVVAEGNPAARLVIVGEGPGREEDRVGRPFVGEGGALLDRILASAGIGRDEAYLTNTVRCRPPADRPPRPDEIGTCTALWLDAQLALLRPRVILSLGNTATQHLLRTRRGVASLRGQWFGLNYDAAPGEAEQALLMPMFHPAYLLRNPARTPGTPKALTWRDIREVAAVLHGEKQPEHVAQLVPLDMDGQPGLF; encoded by the coding sequence GTGCTGCTGGGGAAGTCGCGGCTGGAAGCTGACGCCGCCCGGCTTGCTGCCCTGCAGGCGCTGGAACGACGGAGTATGGGTTGTATCGCCTGCCGCCTTCGCCCCGGCTGCACGGGCGTGGTGGTGGCCGAGGGTAATCCGGCGGCCCGTCTGGTGATCGTCGGGGAGGGGCCGGGGCGCGAGGAAGACCGGGTGGGACGGCCTTTCGTGGGAGAGGGCGGAGCGTTGCTGGACCGCATCCTGGCCTCCGCAGGCATCGGCCGGGATGAGGCGTACCTCACCAACACCGTCAGGTGTCGCCCGCCTGCGGACCGCCCGCCCCGCCCCGACGAGATTGGAACCTGCACGGCGCTGTGGCTGGACGCTCAACTGGCCCTGTTGCGCCCGCGCGTAATCCTGAGTTTGGGCAACACGGCCACCCAGCATCTGCTGAGGACGCGGCGCGGCGTCGCCAGCCTGCGCGGCCAGTGGTTTGGTCTTAATTACGACGCTGCTCCGGGCGAGGCGGAACAGGCGCTGCTGATGCCGATGTTTCATCCCGCTTACCTGCTGCGCAATCCCGCGCGGACTCCCGGCACTCCCAAGGCCCTGACCTGGCGCGACATCCGCGAGGTGGCCGCCGTGTTGCACGGCGAGAAGCAGCCGGAGCATGTGGCCCAGCTGGTGCCGCTCGACATGGACGGTCAACCTGGATTGTTCTGA
- a CDS encoding C40 family peptidase gives MNYSRLLFPLVFAALTSTAAMASTYTVKSGDTLSAIARATGTDAGTLMRLNGLNSSTIQVGQKLNLGGAAVNAPVRNAAPAATNTGGAYVRTAAARFLGVRYALGGSGRNGLDCSGFTQSVFRNMGISLPRTAAGQWNTGRAVNRRDLRAGDLVFFNTMGRVASHVGLYVGDGMMANANSYKGRTIIEPLFANAYWASRYNGARRVMN, from the coding sequence ATGAATTACTCCCGCCTCCTGTTCCCTCTCGTTTTCGCCGCCCTGACCAGCACTGCTGCTATGGCCTCCACCTACACCGTCAAGAGCGGTGACACCCTGTCCGCCATTGCGCGCGCTACGGGAACGGATGCCGGCACGCTGATGCGCCTCAATGGCCTGAACAGCAGCACCATCCAGGTGGGTCAGAAGCTCAACCTCGGTGGGGCGGCCGTCAACGCACCCGTCCGCAATGCCGCGCCCGCCGCCACCAACACTGGCGGCGCTTACGTGCGGACCGCCGCCGCCCGCTTCCTGGGCGTGCGGTACGCGCTGGGCGGCAGCGGCAGAAACGGCCTGGACTGCTCCGGCTTTACCCAGAGCGTGTTCAGGAACATGGGGATCAGCCTTCCGCGCACCGCGGCCGGGCAGTGGAACACGGGCCGTGCGGTCAACCGGCGCGATCTGCGGGCGGGCGATCTGGTGTTCTTCAACACCATGGGCCGCGTCGCCAGCCACGTGGGCCTGTACGTGGGCGACGGCATGATGGCCAACGCCAACAGCTACAAGGGCCGCACCATCATCGAGCCGCTGTTCGCCAATGCGTACTGGGCCAGCCGTTACAACGGTGCGCGCCGCGTCATGAACTGA
- a CDS encoding M20/M25/M40 family metallo-hydrolase, with translation MTTTDTPDLSAHIERGLADLRDLVAMQSVSAQGRMLPETAAAVTTLLEAEGFTVARYPGQVAPVLVAEAGDGPFTLLIYNHYDVQPEDPLNLWDTPPFELTERDGRLYGRGASDDKGEFVSRLAGLRALRERHGGRLPLKVKWLLEGEEEVGSPSLEAFVKDHAAELKADGVWWEFGSVTPEGRPILYAGLKGIVCLELRCRVAASDLHSSTGAVVDNPLWRLAKAVASLRDEGGRVTIPGFHDDVRPPSEADLAAIARLPGHGEALYSAYEVTRPLGTPEDHHTRLNLMPVLNVNGFHGGYGDGGSKTVLPAEGFVKLDFRLVPDQHPDKIVELLRAHLDAQNLQDVEIVELESHQHPARSDLNDPFVQTAVGVAREVYGQDAILNPSSGGSGPMHPFMEYVGAPVIALGIGNVAGRVHAPNENVLRRDFETGVRYALEFMDALGGTDSRSQTEH, from the coding sequence ATGACCACAACCGACACTCCGGATCTTTCCGCCCACATCGAACGCGGTCTGGCTGACTTGCGTGATCTGGTGGCGATGCAAAGTGTCTCCGCCCAGGGCCGCATGCTGCCGGAGACGGCAGCCGCCGTGACCACGCTGCTGGAGGCCGAGGGCTTCACGGTGGCTCGCTACCCCGGTCAGGTGGCCCCGGTGCTGGTGGCCGAGGCCGGGGACGGCCCGTTCACGCTGCTGATCTACAATCATTACGACGTGCAGCCGGAAGACCCGCTGAACCTGTGGGACACACCCCCCTTCGAGCTGACCGAACGCGACGGCCGCCTGTATGGGCGCGGTGCATCGGATGACAAGGGCGAATTCGTTTCGCGGCTGGCGGGCCTGCGGGCGCTGCGCGAACGGCACGGCGGCCGCCTGCCCCTGAAAGTCAAGTGGCTGCTGGAGGGCGAGGAGGAGGTGGGCAGCCCCAGCCTGGAAGCCTTTGTGAAAGACCACGCCGCCGAATTGAAGGCCGACGGCGTGTGGTGGGAGTTCGGAAGCGTGACCCCCGAGGGCCGGCCCATCCTGTACGCGGGCCTGAAAGGCATTGTGTGCCTGGAACTGCGCTGCCGGGTGGCCGCCAGCGATCTGCACAGCAGCACCGGGGCCGTGGTGGACAATCCGCTGTGGCGACTAGCGAAAGCAGTGGCCAGCCTGCGCGACGAAGGCGGGCGCGTCACCATTCCCGGCTTTCACGACGACGTGCGTCCGCCCAGTGAAGCCGATCTGGCAGCCATCGCCCGGCTGCCCGGCCACGGCGAGGCGCTGTACAGCGCCTACGAGGTCACCCGTCCGCTGGGAACGCCCGAGGACCACCATACCCGCCTGAACCTGATGCCCGTGCTGAACGTGAACGGTTTTCACGGCGGCTACGGCGACGGCGGGAGCAAGACCGTGCTGCCCGCCGAGGGCTTCGTCAAACTCGACTTCCGCCTGGTACCGGATCAGCATCCTGACAAGATTGTGGAACTGCTGCGCGCCCATCTGGACGCCCAGAATCTCCAGGATGTGGAAATCGTCGAGCTGGAAAGCCACCAGCACCCCGCCCGTAGCGATCTGAACGATCCCTTCGTGCAGACCGCCGTGGGGGTGGCCAGAGAGGTCTACGGCCAGGACGCCATCCTGAACCCCAGCAGCGGCGGCAGCGGCCCGATGCACCCCTTCATGGAATATGTCGGCGCCCCCGTGATTGCCCTGGGCATCGGCAACGTGGCGGGTCGTGTCCACGCCCCCAATGAAAATGTCTTGCGCCGTGACTTTGAGACGGGCGTGCGGTACGCGCTGGAATTCATGGACGCTCTGGGAGGCACAGACTCCCGTTCGCAGACGGAGCACTGA